Proteins encoded together in one Pseudorca crassidens isolate mPseCra1 chromosome 17, mPseCra1.hap1, whole genome shotgun sequence window:
- the SDCBP gene encoding syntenin-1 isoform X1 produces MSLYPSLEDLKVDKVIQAQAAFSANPANPAILSEASAPISQDGNLYPKLYPELSQYMGLSLNEEEMCANMAVVPGAPSQGQLVARASSMNYMVAPVTGNDTGIRRAEIKQGIREVILCKDQDGKIGLRLKSIDNGIFVQLVQANSPSSLVGLRFGDQVLQINGENCAGWSSDRAHKVLKQAFGEKITMTIRDRPFERTITMHKDSTGHVGFVFKNGKITSIVKDSSAARNGLLTEHNICEVNGQNVIGLKDSQIADILSTAGNVVTITIMPAFIFEHIIKRMAPSIMKSLMDHTIPEV; encoded by the exons ATGTCTCTGTACCCATCTCTTGAAGACCTGAAGGTAGACAAGGTGATTCAG gctCAAGCTGCCTTTTCTGCAAACCCTGCCAATCCAGCGATTCTATCTGAAGCGTCTGCTCCCATCTCTCAAGATGGAA ATCTCTATCCTAAACTGTATCCGGAGCTCTCTCAGTACATGGGCCTGAgtttaaatgaagaagaaatgtgtGCAAATATGGCCGTGGTCCCTGGAGCACCAAGTCAGGGG CAGTTGGTAGCAAGAGCTTCCAGCATGAACTATATGGTGGCTCCTGTAACTGGTAATGATACTGGAATCCGCAGAGCAGAAATTAAGCAAGGGATTCGGGAAGTCATTTTGTGTAAGGATCAAGATGGAAAAATCGGTCTCAGGCTTAAATCCATAGATAAT GGTATATTTGTTCAGCTAGTCCAGGCCAATTCTCCGTCCTCGCTGGTTGGTCTGCGATTCGGGGACCAGGTGCTCCAGATCAACGGGGAGAACTGTGCTGGCTGGAGCTCCGACCGAGCACACAAGGTGCTCAAGCAGGCTTTTGGAGAGAAGATCACTATGACCATTCGTGACAG GCCCTTTGAACGGACAATTACCATGCACAAGGACAGTACTGGACATGTTGgctttgtctttaaaaatggaaaaatcacatCCATAGTGAAAGATAGTTCTGCAGCTAGAAACGGTCTTCTCACGGAACACAACATCTGTGAGGTCAACGGACAGAACGTCATTGGACTGAAG GACTCTCAAATCGCAGACATACTGTCAACAGCTGGGAATGTAGTTACTATTACAATCATGCCTGCTTTTATATTTGAACATATTATTAAACG gATGGCCCCGAGCATTATGAAAAGCTTGATGGATCACACCATTCCTGAGGTTTAG
- the SDCBP gene encoding syntenin-1 isoform X2 → MSLYPSLEDLKVDKVIQAQAAFSANPANPAILSEASAPISQDGNLYPKLYPELSQYMGLSLNEEEMCANMAVVPGAPSQGLVARASSMNYMVAPVTGNDTGIRRAEIKQGIREVILCKDQDGKIGLRLKSIDNGIFVQLVQANSPSSLVGLRFGDQVLQINGENCAGWSSDRAHKVLKQAFGEKITMTIRDRPFERTITMHKDSTGHVGFVFKNGKITSIVKDSSAARNGLLTEHNICEVNGQNVIGLKDSQIADILSTAGNVVTITIMPAFIFEHIIKRMAPSIMKSLMDHTIPEV, encoded by the exons ATGTCTCTGTACCCATCTCTTGAAGACCTGAAGGTAGACAAGGTGATTCAG gctCAAGCTGCCTTTTCTGCAAACCCTGCCAATCCAGCGATTCTATCTGAAGCGTCTGCTCCCATCTCTCAAGATGGAA ATCTCTATCCTAAACTGTATCCGGAGCTCTCTCAGTACATGGGCCTGAgtttaaatgaagaagaaatgtgtGCAAATATGGCCGTGGTCCCTGGAGCACCAAGTCAGGGG TTGGTAGCAAGAGCTTCCAGCATGAACTATATGGTGGCTCCTGTAACTGGTAATGATACTGGAATCCGCAGAGCAGAAATTAAGCAAGGGATTCGGGAAGTCATTTTGTGTAAGGATCAAGATGGAAAAATCGGTCTCAGGCTTAAATCCATAGATAAT GGTATATTTGTTCAGCTAGTCCAGGCCAATTCTCCGTCCTCGCTGGTTGGTCTGCGATTCGGGGACCAGGTGCTCCAGATCAACGGGGAGAACTGTGCTGGCTGGAGCTCCGACCGAGCACACAAGGTGCTCAAGCAGGCTTTTGGAGAGAAGATCACTATGACCATTCGTGACAG GCCCTTTGAACGGACAATTACCATGCACAAGGACAGTACTGGACATGTTGgctttgtctttaaaaatggaaaaatcacatCCATAGTGAAAGATAGTTCTGCAGCTAGAAACGGTCTTCTCACGGAACACAACATCTGTGAGGTCAACGGACAGAACGTCATTGGACTGAAG GACTCTCAAATCGCAGACATACTGTCAACAGCTGGGAATGTAGTTACTATTACAATCATGCCTGCTTTTATATTTGAACATATTATTAAACG gATGGCCCCGAGCATTATGAAAAGCTTGATGGATCACACCATTCCTGAGGTTTAG